A single Drechmeria coniospora strain ARSEF 6962 chromosome 03, whole genome shotgun sequence DNA region contains:
- a CDS encoding NAD kinase, with the protein MLYAEQTPGCEYSGAGQRTSTVHAPIVPVVSGTRRLRPTSVNPPAKLTSKCRRFADESQTPADSDHVAGECSEAQGRRTEKPAASCREAGAGSITSPPSSTTSPRLEVERSTSTAAPSPSHAPARPAAAMGQAEAGSGEETGVEGTSAVPGGCSCDSDEDCNAVEVTFDPGNPYRRKSSLVSSEATVPFVRGVGRRDQCIVHQFLDSQRRANKAVAGELDGPQFRAHPAYSRPRSREGEPDGAVDDASRKEPAASARPGNVRRKSRAVLEPGTLDGGGDVGQPDQLVWTREMTKPQQNEDIRSRMLTKKQLSDMAWGVRELSRRLSSMRIRIRVRTIFLLSKVYDQDLIPKTRDLTRWLLGKDRDVQYTVYVQDKLRANKKFDAGQLLDDLAASHAGEGGDVEAARAAVSHRLRYWDEPMCKARPHTFDFVITLGGDGTVLYASWLFQRIVPPVLSFALGSLGFMTKFDFDDHERILSAAMSKGVTVSLRLRFEGTVMRSIRRKSSRKSSQKSSGKSSDRSFDGAGAAADEDEDDEDDETARDLVEELIGVESEDDHTHRPDGTYEILNEIVVDRGPNPTMSYTEIFGDDEHFTSVLADGICVSTPTGSTAYNLAAGGSLCHPENPVMLVTSICAHTLSFRPIILPDTIVLRVGVPYDARTASWASFDGRERVELRPGDYVTISASRYPFASVQAEGRRSEDWVNSISGKLGWNTRQKQKEYKEWDG; encoded by the exons GCGCCCATTgtgcccgtcgtctccggcaCTCGACGACTGCGTCCAACCTCAGTCAACCCACCGGCCAAGTTGACGTCCAAGTGCAGGCGATTTGCGGACGAATCGCAGACACCGGCCGACTCGGATCACGTAGCCGGCGAATGCAGCGAAGCGCAAGGAAGACGAACAGAGAAGCCGGCCGCATCGTGCCGGGAAGCGGGTGCCGGCTCCATTACATCACCAccttcgtcgacgacgtcgccccGCCTCGAGGTTGAGAgatcgacgtcgacggcggccccaTCCCCGTCTCACGCGCCTGCCCGTCCCGCCGCGGCGATGGGACAAGCAGAAGCCGGGTCGGGCGAGGAaaccggcgtcgagggcacctCTGCCGTCCCCGGCGGATGCTCCTgcgacagcgacgaggactgcaacgccgtcgaggtgacCTTCGACCCGGGCAACCCCTACCGCCGCAAGAGCTCGCTCGTTTCGtccgaggcgacggtgcccTTCGtccgcggcgtcggccgccgcgaccAGTGCATCGTCCACCAGTTTCTCGACTCGCAGCGCCGCGCGAACAAGGCGGtggccggcgagctcgacggcccccAGTTCCGTGCCCACCCGGCCTACTCGAGACCGCGCAGCCGGGAGGGTGAgcccgacggtgccgtcgacgacgcgagcCGAAAGGagcccgccgcctcggcccgaCCCGGGAATGTGCGGCGCAAATCccgcgccgtcctcgagcccggcaccctcgacggcggcggcgacgtcggccagcCCGACCAGCTTGTCTGGACGCGCGAGATGACCAAGCCC CAGCAGAACGAAGACATCCGCAGCCGGATGCTGACCAAGAAGCAGCTCAGCGACATGGCCTGGGGCGTGCGCGAGCTGAGCCGGCGGCTGAGCAGCATGCGCATACGCATCCGCGTCCGGACCATCTTCCTGCTCTCCAAGGTCTACGACCAGGACCTCATCCCCAAGACGAGGGACCTCACGCGCTGGCTGCTGGGCAAGGACCGGGACGTGCAGTACACCGTCTACGTCCAGGACAAGCTCAGGGCGAACAAGAAGttcgacgccggccagctgctcgacgacctgGCCGCGAGCCacgcgggcgagggcggcgacgtcgaggccgcccgcgccgccgtctcccACCGCCTGCGCTACTGGGACGAGCCCATGTGCAAGGCGCGGCCGCACACCTTCGACTTCGTCAtcaccctcggcggcgacggcaccgtcctcTACGCGAGCTGGCTCTTCCAGCGCATCGTCCCGCCCGTCCTGAGCTTCGCCCTGGGGAGCCTCGGCTTCATGACCAAGTTCGACTTTGACGATCACGAGCGGATCCTGAGCGCCGCCATGAGCAAGGGCGTCACCGTGAGCCTGCGCCTGCGCTTCGAGGGCACCGTCATGCGGAGCATCCGGAGGAAGAGTTCCCGCAAGAGCTCGCAGAAAAGCTCGGGCAAGAGCTCCGACAGGagcttcgacggcgccggcgccgctgccgacgaggacgaggacgacgaggacgacgaaacCGCGAGAGACctggtcgaggagctcatcggcgtcgagagCGAGGACGACCACACTCACCGGCCCGACGGGACGTACGAGATCTTGAACGAGATCGTCGTCGATCGTGGGCCGAACCCCA CCATGTCGTACACGGAAAtcttcggcgacgacgagcacttCACCTCGGTcctggccgacggcatctgcgtctcgacgccgacgggctcgacggcctACAACCTCGCCGCGGGCGGGTCCCTGTGCCACCCGGAGAACCCGGTGATGCTCGTGACGTCCATCTGCGCCCACACGCTATCGTTCCGGCCCATCATACTGCCCGACACCATCGTTCTGCGCGTCGGCGTGCCGTACGACGCCCGGACGGCCTCCTGGGCGAGCTTCGACGGCCGCGAGCGCGTCGAGCTGCGGCCGGGCGACTACGTGACCATCAGCGCGAGCAGGTACCCCTTTGCCTCGGTCCAGGCCGAGGGTCGCCGTAGCGAGGACTGGGTGAACAGCATCAGCGGCAAGTTGGGATGGAATACGAGGCAGAAGCAGAAAGAGTACAAGGAGTGGGACGGGTAG